A section of the Myxococcus xanthus genome encodes:
- a CDS encoding endonuclease/exonuclease/phosphatase family protein — translation MKVPEMLENLPGVGPLIGRIAHGPEGALPRRETTVTLPDFAAVSLPNTERALGDGRTLVIRNPAVRSPRGPGLTVMTYNILLGGHRRQALLDYFDNLEARGRLPDVLGLQEANVPIAVLLAERYGFHLAYQGHDGGPGARLMNGKAFLTRHPLVDAAHFTYATPDAERDAAIMRRGGDPCEIPEDRGALYVRLEVEGHPVVLYNVHHTLGDSGINARNLRQLNALLQHREVMHAVALGDFNANTAIKSGGSWLMAHLRTYDDTDTVEEYEVRYGEPHASVGDEGVGNIADPRLRHELHVLEQSLPETIAHATTAQVRLPDGSLMTPKQACAELRSGRVQRGSEQWLRLQDIADSATLTSLPDENGVVPATGKRFDNLYASPGLVPRLFEVDRSTESSDHQPVVAHYDVRTPGLKDGKPAPGTVQRPT, via the coding sequence ATGAAGGTTCCGGAGATGCTGGAGAACCTGCCGGGGGTCGGCCCCCTGATTGGCCGGATTGCGCACGGGCCCGAGGGCGCCCTTCCGCGCCGGGAGACCACCGTGACGCTTCCGGACTTCGCCGCGGTGTCCCTGCCCAATACGGAGCGAGCGCTGGGCGACGGCCGCACGCTGGTGATCCGCAACCCCGCGGTGCGCTCGCCGCGCGGGCCAGGGCTCACGGTGATGACGTACAACATCCTGCTCGGTGGGCACCGCCGCCAGGCGCTGCTGGACTACTTCGACAACCTGGAGGCCCGCGGACGGCTGCCGGACGTGCTGGGCCTGCAGGAGGCCAACGTCCCCATCGCCGTGCTCCTGGCGGAGCGCTACGGCTTCCACCTGGCGTACCAGGGGCATGACGGCGGCCCCGGCGCGCGGCTGATGAACGGAAAGGCCTTCCTCACCCGGCACCCGCTGGTGGACGCGGCGCACTTCACGTACGCCACGCCCGACGCGGAGCGGGACGCGGCCATCATGCGGCGTGGCGGAGACCCCTGCGAGATTCCCGAGGACCGGGGCGCGCTGTACGTGCGCCTGGAGGTGGAGGGTCACCCGGTGGTGCTCTACAACGTGCACCACACCCTGGGCGACTCCGGCATCAACGCCCGCAACCTCCGCCAGCTCAACGCGTTGCTACAGCACCGTGAGGTCATGCACGCGGTGGCGCTGGGCGACTTCAACGCCAACACCGCCATCAAGTCAGGCGGCTCCTGGCTGATGGCCCACCTCCGGACCTACGACGACACCGACACGGTGGAGGAATACGAGGTTCGCTACGGCGAGCCCCACGCCAGCGTGGGGGACGAAGGGGTGGGCAACATCGCCGACCCGCGGTTGCGACACGAGCTCCACGTGCTGGAGCAGAGCCTGCCGGAGACCATCGCCCATGCCACCACCGCACAGGTGCGCCTGCCGGATGGCTCGCTCATGACGCCGAAGCAGGCGTGCGCCGAGCTGCGCTCCGGCCGGGTGCAACGCGGCAGCGAGCAATGGCTGCGGCTCCAGGACATCGCGGACAGCGCCACCCTCACCTCGCTGCCGGATGAGAATGGCGTGGTGCCCGCGACGGGCAAGCGCTTCGACAACCTCTACGCCAGCCCTGGACTGGTCCCCCGCCTCTTCGAGGTGGACCGCAGCACCGAGTCCTCCGACCACCAACCCGTGGTGGCGCACTACGACGTGCGGACGCCAGGGTTGAAGGACGGCAAGCCCGCCCCCGGCACCGTCCAGCGGCCCACCTGA
- the rdgC gene encoding recombination-associated protein RdgC, with amino-acid sequence MPVLRGAVTLSRFRVEPAKEAPSDVKRWLTRGLKAHAFEPIDRRSEEERAVGFVELENEESSEFSAGRLYYGEYALFAFRIDTIKVPAAALKAELAKWAAAFEKENGRPPSRGEKTQSRGEIRQMLRTRATPRTSTVDVSWNLKTQQVQIWSASRKVVDEITVALEGGLNVKFFGMTPSAMAQTAGIDESLLGPTTELIGMDLPATAEVAHGEA; translated from the coding sequence ATGCCTGTCCTTCGTGGTGCTGTCACGCTGTCGCGCTTCCGGGTCGAACCGGCGAAGGAAGCGCCTTCGGATGTCAAACGCTGGCTGACGCGCGGCCTCAAGGCGCACGCGTTCGAGCCCATCGACCGCCGCTCCGAAGAAGAGCGCGCCGTCGGCTTCGTGGAGCTGGAGAACGAGGAGTCCAGCGAGTTCTCCGCCGGCCGTCTCTATTACGGCGAGTACGCCCTATTCGCCTTCCGCATCGACACCATCAAGGTGCCGGCCGCGGCGCTCAAGGCGGAGCTGGCGAAGTGGGCCGCCGCCTTCGAGAAGGAGAATGGCCGCCCGCCCAGCCGGGGCGAGAAGACGCAGAGCCGCGGTGAAATCCGCCAGATGCTGCGCACCCGCGCCACGCCCCGCACGTCGACGGTGGACGTGAGCTGGAACCTGAAGACGCAGCAGGTGCAGATCTGGTCCGCGTCGCGCAAGGTGGTGGATGAAATCACCGTCGCGCTGGAGGGCGGGCTGAACGTGAAGTTCTTCGGCATGACGCCGTCGGCCATGGCGCAGACGGCGGGCATCGACGAGTCCCTGCTGGGGCCCACCACGGAGCTGATTGGCATGGACCTGCCGGCGACGGCGGAGGTGGCACATGGCGAGGCGTGA
- a CDS encoding GAF domain-containing protein: MNEKSASYQSWLESFASEHGATAGTVHLQRGDDLFLVAALNIPPPLMAAVQHVPHGKGMAGLAQVRKQPVQTCNLKEDTSSDIKPGAKAVDARAAVAIPVLDATGRVRAVVGIAFTEEGSLAAERETSLMAAASRLPIADG, translated from the coding sequence ATGAATGAAAAGAGCGCGTCCTACCAGTCGTGGCTGGAGTCGTTCGCCAGCGAGCACGGAGCCACCGCGGGCACCGTCCACCTTCAGCGGGGAGACGACCTCTTCCTCGTGGCTGCCCTCAACATCCCGCCGCCGTTGATGGCGGCCGTCCAGCACGTGCCACACGGCAAGGGGATGGCGGGGCTCGCCCAGGTGCGCAAGCAACCCGTGCAGACGTGCAACCTGAAGGAGGACACGTCCAGCGACATCAAGCCCGGCGCGAAGGCGGTGGACGCGCGCGCGGCGGTGGCGATTCCAGTGCTCGATGCGACAGGCCGTGTGCGCGCGGTGGTGGGCATCGCCTTCACCGAGGAAGGCTCGCTGGCCGCTGAGCGCGAGACGTCCCTGATGGCCGCCGCGTCCCGGCTCCCCATCGCGGATGGCTGA
- a CDS encoding TVP38/TMEM64 family protein yields the protein MAEPTPGLTAAGEGRLSGRAIMGWAAFSGLLLASILVPFAWFGDSLEAASGHFLATQPPSWQVALLLGGLLAGDAVLPVPSSLVGTAAGGLLGFWGGAATSWLGMMAGCVVGYCLGARAGTAALRRMAGDAELGRLTRAAERMGPWFLLAFRAVPVLAETSVLFAGTSRMRPRTFLTVSALANLGVSVTYAALGASAARMESFLLLFAGMVLLPGLALAWMRRRTPPHPDPATR from the coding sequence ATGGCTGAGCCCACGCCGGGCCTGACGGCGGCGGGCGAAGGCCGGCTGTCCGGTCGCGCCATCATGGGCTGGGCGGCCTTCAGCGGGCTGCTGCTGGCCTCCATCCTGGTGCCCTTCGCCTGGTTCGGGGACAGCCTGGAGGCGGCGTCCGGACACTTCCTGGCCACGCAGCCACCCTCCTGGCAGGTGGCGCTGCTGCTCGGGGGACTGCTGGCCGGTGATGCCGTGCTGCCGGTGCCCTCCAGCCTGGTGGGCACCGCCGCAGGGGGACTGCTGGGCTTCTGGGGCGGCGCGGCCACATCCTGGCTGGGGATGATGGCGGGCTGTGTGGTGGGCTATTGCCTGGGCGCGCGGGCCGGAACGGCGGCGCTGCGGCGCATGGCGGGTGACGCCGAGTTGGGCCGCCTGACCCGCGCCGCCGAAAGGATGGGGCCCTGGTTCCTGCTCGCCTTCCGCGCGGTGCCGGTGCTGGCGGAGACGTCCGTGCTCTTCGCGGGAACCAGCCGCATGCGCCCCCGGACGTTCCTCACCGTGAGCGCCCTGGCCAACCTGGGCGTGTCGGTGACCTATGCCGCGCTGGGCGCCAGCGCCGCGCGGATGGAGTCGTTCCTGCTGCTCTTCGCGGGCATGGTGTTGCTGCCCGGCCTGGCGCTGGCCTGGATGCGGCGAAGGACACCACCGCATCCGGACCCGGCGACACGCTAG
- a CDS encoding AraC family transcriptional regulator encodes MSARMARQALRLAATLGLPVEALCREAGFRMEDLDDPELRIPYAALDGLLERAAELSGDANLGLHIARVDVVDLDDPATFVVLTCATLREAMERGCRYQRVWGDGERFLMEETERGVRMRFTPVGAPRPAHRHLVDAALVQFATGVRAFTGVDVRPLVVRFTHTAPADLREHEALFGCPLEFGAPFNAIEFSHEDAQRPFIHGNALLNAMFQRQAQRALERLPDVSTTTERVRQQVRRELAGGDFSFVAVARALRQPPRTLQRRLAGEGQSYAAIVEALRRELSESYLQRRMSIAEVSFLLGYADPVAFHRAFKRWWGVSPEGFRRERLQAPR; translated from the coding sequence TTGTCCGCGCGAATGGCGCGGCAGGCGCTCCGGCTCGCGGCGACGCTGGGACTGCCGGTGGAGGCGCTCTGCCGGGAGGCGGGCTTCCGGATGGAGGACCTGGACGACCCGGAGCTGCGAATCCCCTACGCCGCGTTGGACGGCCTCCTGGAGCGGGCGGCGGAGCTGTCCGGGGACGCCAACCTGGGGCTGCACATCGCCCGCGTGGACGTGGTGGACCTGGATGACCCGGCCACCTTCGTCGTCCTCACCTGCGCGACGCTGCGGGAAGCCATGGAGCGGGGCTGCCGCTACCAGCGCGTCTGGGGAGACGGAGAGCGCTTCCTGATGGAGGAGACGGAGCGCGGCGTGCGCATGCGCTTCACACCCGTGGGCGCGCCCCGGCCCGCACACCGGCACCTGGTGGACGCGGCGCTGGTGCAGTTCGCCACCGGAGTAAGGGCCTTCACGGGCGTGGACGTCCGGCCGCTCGTCGTGCGCTTCACCCACACCGCGCCCGCGGACCTCCGCGAGCACGAGGCGCTCTTCGGGTGTCCCTTGGAGTTCGGCGCTCCCTTCAACGCCATCGAGTTCTCCCACGAGGACGCCCAGCGGCCCTTCATCCACGGGAACGCGCTGCTCAACGCCATGTTCCAACGGCAGGCCCAGCGCGCGTTGGAGCGGCTGCCGGACGTGTCCACGACCACCGAGCGCGTCCGGCAACAGGTCCGGCGCGAGCTGGCCGGCGGGGACTTCTCCTTCGTGGCCGTTGCCCGGGCCCTGCGGCAGCCGCCGCGGACGCTCCAGCGGCGGCTCGCGGGCGAGGGGCAGAGCTATGCGGCCATCGTCGAAGCCCTGCGCCGAGAGCTTTCCGAGTCCTACCTCCAGCGCCGCATGTCCATCGCCGAGGTGTCCTTCCTCCTCGGCTATGCGGACCCGGTGGCCTTCCACCGCGCCTTCAAGCGCTGGTGGGGGGTGAGCCCGGAGGGCTTCCGGAGGGAGCGGCTCCAGGCCCCACGCTGA
- a CDS encoding SO2930 family diheme c-type cytochrome, with amino-acid sequence MKQRRSSVLMLLGVVALAMSLLGISLACPGASGDGSGRPGDEVEITDPSPEGEPGTDGDGSAPTAPDGGGPDSLGLFGLDVRPANPTCVAPPRPPDPAGATISRAFPELSFTQPLFALQAPGDSRRIYVVERGGRVRVFDKDATPPVSSVFVDISGQVNVEHDETGLLGMAFHPAFATNGQVFLSYVGNNAMGSLRSSIVRYRSPDGGATLDPASAEVVLEQDQPFSFHNGGHLAFGPDGFLYFAFGDGGGRVDPNRTAQNPELLLGKMLRLDVDSARPYAIPPTNPYATAGGRKEIYATGFRNPWRWSFDRSTGALWLGDVGEKLLEEINRVELGGNYGWSILEGTECARGGGCRTTGLTPPVAVYGRAEGVSVTGGYVYRGTAVPSLAGKYIFGDFGSGRIWTLPGDALPGAAAAPQLLVTTALSISSFAELNDGELLVVDFAGGGLHSIHASLPPAPGGEAFPTLLSATGCADPTNPNLPSAGLIPYGVNAPLWSDGAGKERFIGVPDGAVMTVGPEGVLDAPPGTVTVKTFLLGGKRVETRLFMRHPDGIWAGYTYEWNDAGTDATLLETGKVKTVGTQTWTYPSRGECMQCHTAAAGFVLGLEVAQLNGDYTYPGGRIASQLQTLEHIGVLKLPAPVEQLPRMPAYAGPEPVETRARAYLHANCAVCHRPNGLGRGELDLRFSTPLAATKICGVAPDHGELGVPGAMVVAPGDPSKSVLSRRMHSLSTPRMPPLASAVKDKEGTGLVDAWITSLPACPTGP; translated from the coding sequence ATGAAACAACGACGATCGTCTGTCCTGATGCTGCTGGGCGTGGTGGCGCTCGCTATGAGCTTGCTCGGCATTTCGCTCGCATGTCCTGGCGCTTCGGGTGACGGTTCCGGTCGCCCAGGGGACGAAGTTGAAATCACCGACCCCTCACCGGAAGGGGAGCCGGGTACGGACGGAGACGGGAGCGCTCCGACGGCGCCAGATGGTGGGGGCCCGGATTCCCTGGGGCTCTTCGGGCTCGACGTGCGTCCCGCGAACCCTACGTGCGTAGCGCCTCCCCGGCCCCCGGACCCCGCGGGGGCCACCATCTCGCGCGCATTCCCGGAGCTGAGCTTCACCCAGCCCTTGTTCGCCCTCCAGGCGCCGGGGGACAGCCGCCGCATCTACGTGGTGGAGCGAGGGGGACGGGTGCGCGTGTTCGACAAGGACGCCACGCCGCCCGTCAGCTCCGTGTTCGTCGACATCTCCGGGCAGGTGAACGTGGAGCATGATGAGACGGGCTTGCTCGGGATGGCCTTCCATCCGGCGTTCGCCACCAATGGCCAGGTGTTTCTCTCCTATGTCGGAAACAACGCCATGGGCAGTCTACGCTCGTCCATCGTCCGCTACCGCAGCCCGGATGGCGGGGCCACCCTGGACCCGGCGAGCGCGGAGGTCGTGCTCGAACAGGACCAGCCCTTCTCCTTCCACAACGGCGGCCACCTCGCGTTCGGACCGGATGGCTTCCTCTACTTCGCCTTCGGTGACGGTGGCGGACGCGTAGACCCGAACCGGACGGCCCAGAATCCGGAGCTCCTGCTGGGGAAGATGCTGCGGCTCGACGTGGACAGCGCGCGGCCCTATGCCATTCCGCCCACCAACCCCTACGCCACCGCCGGCGGGCGGAAGGAAATCTACGCCACCGGCTTCCGCAACCCGTGGCGCTGGAGCTTCGACCGGAGCACGGGCGCACTCTGGCTGGGCGACGTGGGCGAAAAGCTCCTCGAGGAAATCAACCGCGTCGAGCTGGGAGGCAATTACGGCTGGAGCATCCTGGAAGGAACCGAGTGCGCGCGTGGTGGCGGCTGCCGCACCACCGGGCTGACGCCGCCCGTGGCCGTCTATGGCCGCGCAGAAGGTGTCTCCGTCACCGGAGGCTACGTGTACCGCGGCACCGCCGTACCGTCGCTCGCGGGCAAGTACATCTTTGGCGACTTCGGCTCGGGCCGCATCTGGACGCTGCCGGGTGACGCCCTTCCCGGTGCCGCCGCGGCGCCCCAATTGCTCGTCACCACGGCGCTCAGCATCTCCTCGTTCGCCGAGCTCAACGACGGCGAGCTGCTGGTGGTGGACTTCGCGGGGGGAGGACTGCACAGCATCCACGCGTCTCTGCCCCCCGCGCCGGGGGGCGAGGCGTTCCCCACACTGCTGTCGGCCACGGGCTGCGCGGACCCGACGAACCCGAACCTCCCCTCGGCGGGCCTCATCCCGTACGGCGTGAATGCCCCGCTGTGGTCGGACGGCGCGGGGAAGGAGCGGTTCATCGGTGTGCCAGACGGGGCGGTGATGACGGTGGGGCCGGAGGGCGTGCTGGACGCGCCCCCCGGCACCGTGACGGTGAAGACGTTCCTCCTGGGCGGGAAGCGCGTGGAGACGCGCCTCTTCATGCGCCATCCGGACGGCATCTGGGCGGGCTACACCTACGAGTGGAATGACGCGGGTACCGACGCGACGTTGCTGGAGACGGGCAAGGTGAAGACGGTGGGGACGCAGACGTGGACGTACCCCAGCCGGGGGGAATGCATGCAGTGTCACACCGCCGCCGCGGGCTTCGTGCTGGGCCTGGAGGTCGCGCAGCTCAACGGGGATTACACATACCCGGGCGGGCGCATCGCGTCGCAACTCCAGACCCTGGAGCATATTGGCGTACTGAAATTGCCGGCCCCGGTGGAGCAATTGCCCCGGATGCCTGCCTACGCCGGACCGGAGCCCGTGGAGACGCGCGCGCGGGCCTACCTGCACGCCAACTGCGCCGTCTGTCACCGGCCCAATGGCCTGGGCCGCGGTGAGTTGGACCTGCGCTTTTCCACGCCGCTCGCCGCAACGAAGATTTGTGGTGTGGCGCCAGACCACGGTGAGCTGGGCGTGCCCGGAGCGATGGTGGTCGCGCCGGGAGACCCGTCGAAGTCGGTCCTGTCGCGGCGCATGCACTCGCTGTCGACGCCACGCATGCCGCCGTTGGCAAGCGCGGTGAAGGACAAAGAGGGCACGGGGCTCGTGGACGCGTGGATTACGTCCCTGCCCGCGTGTCCCACGGGTCCCTGA
- the xdhB gene encoding xanthine dehydrogenase molybdopterin binding subunit: MSNMFEFQLNGATVRVDGVSPNTTLLDFLRARGLTGTKQGCAEGDCGACTVALVDRDAQGNRCLRAFNACIALVPMVAGRELVTVEGVGSCEKPHPVQQAMVKHYGSQCGFCTPGFIVSMAEAYSRKDVCTPSAVADQLCGNLCRCTGYRPIRDAMMEALAQRDEGPSPATAIPSAPLGGPAEPLSPLRYEAGGQTFLRPTSWEELLDLRAKHPEAHLVAGATELGVDITKKSRRYPFLISTEGVESLRAVRRGEDGWYVGGAASLVALEEALGDELPEVKKMLNVFASRQIRQRATLAGNLVTASPIGDMAPVLLALDASLVLGSVRGERTVALSDFFLAYRKTALQSDEVVRHILIPHAAVPEGGRRLSDSFKVSKRRELDISIVAAGFRVELDAGGLVKLARLGYGGVAATPVRARRAEAVLTGQPWTAETVARVLPVLAEEITPISDLRGSAEYRRGLVAGLLEKFFSGSHSPALDAAPGFDAGEVQAPADAGRALRHESALGHVTGSARYVDDMAQKRPMLEVWPVCSPHAHARILKRDPTAARKVPGVVKVLMAEDIPGMNDTGPIRHDEPLLADREVLFHGQIVALVVGESVEACRAGARAVEVEYEPLPAILTVEDAVARSSYHTEPHVIRRGDVDAALDSSPHRLSGTLAIGGQEHFYLETQAAFAERGDDGDITVVSSTQHPSEVQAIISHVLHLPRSRVVVQSPRMGGGFGGKETQGNAPAAFVALAAWHTGRSVRWMLDRDVDMAVTGKRHPFHTAYEVGFDDQGRLLALRVQLVSNGGWSLDLSESILDRALFHLDNAYYVPALAYSGRVAKTHLVSNTAFRGFGGPQGMLVTEEVLARVARAVGLPADEVRERNLYRGTGETNTTHYGQELEDERILRVWEELKKSSEFERRQRDVAAFNAQSPFIKRGLAITPMKFGISFTATFLNQAGALVHVYRDGSVMVSHGGTEMGQGLHTKVLGVVMRELGVTVDAVRMAKTATDKVPNTSATAASSGSDLNGAAVRVACVTLRERLAPVAVRLMSDRHGRSVTPDALLFSDGKVGLRGEPELSLSFADVVEAAYLSRVGLSSTGYYQTPGIGYDKAKGRGRPFLYFAYGAAVCEVEVDGHTGIKRVLRVDLLEDVGDSLNPAVDRGQIEGGFVQGLGWLTGEELRWDANGRLLTHSASTYAVPAFSDAPIDFRVRLLERAHQHNTIHGSKAVGEPPLMLAMSAREALREAVAAFGQAGGDVELASPATHEALFLAIQKRLARAAAEGGREAA, translated from the coding sequence ATGAGCAATATGTTCGAGTTCCAGCTCAATGGCGCGACGGTCCGCGTCGATGGCGTCTCCCCCAACACCACGCTGCTCGACTTCCTGCGTGCCCGCGGCCTCACTGGCACCAAGCAGGGCTGCGCCGAGGGCGACTGCGGCGCGTGCACCGTGGCCCTGGTGGACCGGGACGCCCAGGGCAACCGGTGCCTGCGCGCCTTCAACGCCTGCATCGCCCTGGTGCCCATGGTGGCCGGCCGTGAGCTGGTGACGGTGGAAGGCGTGGGCAGCTGCGAGAAGCCCCACCCGGTGCAGCAGGCCATGGTGAAGCACTACGGTTCGCAGTGTGGCTTCTGCACGCCGGGCTTCATCGTCTCCATGGCGGAGGCGTACTCCCGAAAGGATGTCTGTACCCCGTCAGCCGTGGCGGACCAGCTCTGTGGCAACCTCTGTCGCTGCACCGGCTACCGCCCCATTCGCGACGCGATGATGGAGGCGCTGGCCCAGCGCGACGAAGGACCGTCGCCTGCCACGGCGATCCCCTCCGCGCCGCTCGGAGGTCCCGCCGAGCCCCTGTCCCCGCTGCGCTACGAGGCCGGTGGACAGACCTTCCTGCGCCCCACGTCGTGGGAGGAGTTGCTCGACCTGCGCGCGAAGCACCCGGAGGCCCACCTGGTGGCGGGCGCCACTGAATTGGGCGTGGACATCACCAAGAAGTCCCGCCGCTACCCCTTCCTCATCTCCACCGAGGGCGTGGAGTCCCTGCGCGCGGTCCGCCGTGGGGAGGATGGCTGGTACGTGGGCGGCGCCGCCTCACTGGTGGCGCTGGAAGAGGCCTTGGGTGACGAGCTGCCCGAGGTGAAGAAGATGCTCAACGTCTTCGCCTCCCGGCAGATTCGCCAGCGCGCCACGCTGGCGGGCAACCTGGTGACCGCGTCGCCCATTGGCGACATGGCGCCGGTGTTGCTCGCCCTGGATGCCTCGCTCGTCCTGGGCTCGGTGCGGGGCGAGCGCACGGTGGCGTTGTCCGACTTCTTCCTCGCCTACCGGAAGACGGCGCTCCAATCGGACGAGGTCGTCCGCCACATCCTCATCCCCCACGCTGCCGTGCCCGAGGGCGGCCGGCGGCTCTCCGACTCCTTCAAGGTGTCCAAGCGGCGCGAGCTGGACATCAGCATCGTCGCCGCGGGCTTCCGCGTGGAGCTGGACGCGGGCGGATTGGTGAAGCTGGCGCGCCTGGGCTACGGCGGCGTCGCGGCCACGCCGGTGCGGGCGCGCCGCGCGGAGGCGGTGCTCACCGGGCAGCCCTGGACGGCCGAGACGGTGGCGCGCGTGCTGCCCGTGCTCGCGGAGGAAATCACGCCCATCAGCGACCTGCGCGGCAGCGCGGAGTACCGGCGGGGACTGGTGGCGGGCCTGCTGGAGAAGTTCTTCTCCGGCTCGCACAGCCCGGCCCTGGACGCCGCGCCGGGCTTCGACGCGGGTGAGGTCCAGGCCCCCGCGGACGCGGGACGCGCGCTGCGGCACGAGAGCGCGCTGGGCCACGTGACGGGCAGCGCGAGGTACGTGGACGACATGGCGCAGAAGCGGCCCATGCTGGAGGTCTGGCCGGTGTGCTCGCCCCATGCGCACGCCCGCATCCTCAAGCGAGATCCCACCGCGGCGCGCAAGGTGCCCGGCGTGGTGAAGGTGCTCATGGCCGAGGACATCCCCGGCATGAACGACACCGGCCCCATCCGCCACGACGAGCCGCTGCTGGCGGACCGCGAGGTGCTCTTCCACGGGCAGATTGTCGCGCTGGTCGTGGGCGAGTCCGTGGAGGCCTGCCGCGCGGGCGCCCGCGCCGTGGAGGTGGAGTACGAGCCCCTGCCCGCCATCCTCACGGTGGAGGACGCCGTGGCGCGGAGCAGCTACCACACCGAGCCGCACGTCATCCGCCGGGGCGACGTGGACGCCGCGCTGGACAGCAGCCCCCACCGCCTGTCGGGCACGCTGGCCATTGGCGGGCAGGAGCACTTCTACCTGGAGACGCAGGCCGCCTTCGCCGAGCGCGGTGACGACGGCGACATCACCGTCGTGTCCTCCACCCAGCACCCGTCCGAGGTACAGGCCATCATCTCCCACGTGCTGCACCTGCCGCGCAGCCGCGTGGTGGTGCAGTCCCCCCGCATGGGCGGCGGCTTCGGCGGAAAGGAGACGCAGGGCAACGCGCCCGCCGCGTTCGTCGCGCTGGCCGCGTGGCACACGGGACGCTCGGTGCGGTGGATGCTGGACCGCGACGTGGACATGGCGGTGACGGGCAAGCGCCACCCGTTCCATACCGCCTATGAGGTGGGCTTCGACGACCAGGGGCGGCTGCTGGCCCTGCGCGTCCAGTTGGTATCCAACGGTGGCTGGTCCCTGGACCTGTCCGAGTCCATCCTGGACCGTGCGCTGTTCCACCTGGACAACGCGTACTACGTGCCGGCGCTGGCGTACTCGGGGCGGGTGGCGAAGACCCACCTCGTCTCCAACACCGCCTTCCGCGGCTTCGGTGGTCCGCAGGGCATGCTGGTGACGGAGGAGGTCCTGGCCCGCGTGGCCCGGGCCGTGGGGCTGCCGGCGGACGAGGTCCGCGAGCGCAACCTCTACCGCGGCACCGGGGAGACGAACACCACGCACTACGGCCAGGAGCTGGAGGACGAGCGAATCCTCCGCGTCTGGGAGGAGCTCAAGAAGTCGTCGGAGTTCGAGCGCCGGCAACGCGACGTGGCGGCGTTCAACGCCCAATCCCCCTTCATCAAGCGGGGACTGGCCATCACCCCGATGAAGTTCGGCATCTCCTTCACCGCCACCTTCCTCAACCAGGCCGGCGCGTTGGTGCACGTGTACCGGGACGGCTCGGTCATGGTGTCCCACGGCGGCACGGAGATGGGCCAGGGCCTGCACACCAAGGTGCTGGGCGTGGTCATGCGCGAACTGGGCGTCACGGTGGACGCCGTGCGGATGGCGAAGACGGCGACGGACAAGGTGCCCAACACCTCCGCCACCGCGGCCTCCAGCGGCTCCGACCTGAACGGCGCCGCCGTGCGGGTGGCCTGCGTCACGCTGCGGGAGCGGCTGGCCCCGGTGGCCGTGCGGCTGATGTCGGACCGGCACGGGCGCAGCGTGACGCCGGATGCCCTGCTGTTCAGCGATGGGAAGGTGGGCCTGCGCGGTGAGCCCGAGCTCTCCTTGTCCTTCGCGGACGTGGTGGAGGCGGCGTACCTGTCCCGGGTGGGCCTGTCCTCGACGGGCTACTACCAGACGCCGGGCATCGGCTACGACAAGGCCAAGGGCCGCGGACGCCCCTTCCTCTACTTCGCCTACGGCGCGGCGGTGTGCGAGGTGGAGGTGGACGGCCACACGGGCATCAAGCGCGTGCTGCGCGTGGACCTGCTGGAGGACGTGGGCGATTCGCTCAACCCCGCCGTGGACCGCGGGCAGATTGAAGGCGGCTTCGTCCAGGGCCTGGGCTGGCTCACAGGCGAGGAGCTTCGCTGGGACGCGAATGGCCGGCTGCTCACGCACTCCGCCAGCACCTACGCGGTGCCGGCCTTCAGCGACGCGCCCATCGACTTCCGGGTGCGGCTGCTGGAGCGGGCGCACCAGCACAACACCATCCACGGCAGCAAGGCCGTGGGCGAGCCCCCCCTGATGCTGGCCATGTCCGCGCGAGAGGCCCTGCGGGAGGCGGTGGCCGCGTTCGGCCAGGCCGGTGGCGACGTGGAGCTGGCCTCCCCCGCCACGCACGAAGCGCTGTTCCTCGCCATCCAGAAGCGGCTGGCGCGCGCGGCGGCGGAGGGCGGGCGCGAGGCGGCCTGA